The proteins below are encoded in one region of Silene latifolia isolate original U9 population chromosome 2, ASM4854445v1, whole genome shotgun sequence:
- the LOC141641760 gene encoding uncharacterized protein LOC141641760 → MHFIQGTDYEYWVIIENGPLAITTTNANGVSSVKAPKDYTSDDYKKAEKNARAISLLQSGIGESETSRIAGCKTAKQIWDSLALAYEGTVQVKKQRIDLLMQQYESFKMHEDEPIKTMSSRFSNITTELSNLGRQFETKDIFRKILRSLTKKWRQKVTVIEECRDLATLTYEALMGSLMAHEITLDNDA, encoded by the coding sequence ATGCATTTTATACAAGGAACAGATTACGAATATTGGGTAATCATCGAAAATGGTCCCCTAGCTATCACTACCACCAATGCTAATGGTGTGTCTAGTGTAAAAGCGCCCAAGGACTACACatctgatgattacaaaaaggcgGAGAAGAATGCTAGGGCCATATCACTCCTGCAATCCGGAATTGGCGAATCAGAAACTAGTCGTATTGCAGGATGTAAAACGGCCAAACAAATCTGGGATAGTCTAGCACTAGCCTATGAGGGGACCGTGCAAGTAAAGAAACAACGTATTGATCTCTTAATGCAACAATACGAATCCTTTAAAATGCACGAGGATGAACCAATAAAGACTATGTCTTCACGCTTTTCAAATATAACTACCGAACTTTCAAATCTTGGTAGACAATTTGAAACTAAGGACATTTTCCGTAAAATTTTAAGAAGTCTTACCAAGAAATGGCGACAAAAGGTCACGGTCATTGAAGAGTGCAGAGATTTAGCCACTCTCACCTATGAAGCTTTAATGGGATCTCTTATGGCACATGAAATAACTCTTGATAATGATGCCTGA
- the LOC141643650 gene encoding RCC1 domain-containing protein RUG3, mitochondrial isoform X2, whose product MGRCGFGVKVTVADSGWAMKIWSLGLSPIRFWKVLTCLLLVVFTLLLLLLKAKSLVVCRGYGGFGALGHSVFTRELVPRMVEGPWSGKINHIATSGTHTAAITDSGEVYTWGREEGDGRLGLGPGRGPDQTGGLSTPDKVKALPVPVSAVACGGFCTMALTEQGQLWGWGANSNYELGTGDKVGGWRPRQIPSLENVRVLQVACGGYHSLALTDDGKVLSWGHGGHGQLGHSSIQSQKVPTMIEALAEERIVSIACGGSSSAAVTDTGKLYMWGNAKDSQLGVPGLPERQSTPIQVNFLSDDDGLGPHHVLSVAVGASHAICLVSRSSSQE is encoded by the exons ATGGGTCGGTGTGGGTTTGGGGTAAAGGTGACGGTGGCAGACTCGGGTTGGGCCATGAAAATTTGGAGTTTGGGCCTAAGCCCAATCCGTTTTTGGAAGGTGTTGACATGCTTGCTCTTGGTGGTCTTCACTCTGTTGCTCTTACTTCTCAAGGCCAAATCTTTAGTTG TTTGCAGGGGCTATGGTGGGTTTGGCGCTCTTGGTCATTCCGTTTTCACCAGAGAATTGGTTCCCAGGATGGTTGAAGGTCCTTGGAGTGGGAAAATTAATCATATTGCAACCAGTGGAACACATACTGCTGCTATTACTGATTCAG GTGAGGTCTACACTTGGGGTCGAGAAGAAGGTGACGGTAGATTAGGTCTTGGCCCTGGACGAGGTCCAGATCAAACTGGTGGGCTTAGTACCCCTGATAAAGTAAAAGCGCTGCCTGTTCCTGTGTCTGCTGTTGCTTGTGGGGGCTTTTGTACAATGGCTTTGACCGAACAAGGTCAACTTTGGGGCTGGGGAG CCAATTCGAACTACGAGCTTGGAACTGGTGATAAGGTTGGCGGTTGGCGGCCTAGACAAATTCCCAGTCTCGAAAATGTGCGTGTACTCCAAGTTGCTTGTGGTGGGTATCATTCACTTGCTCTGACCG ATGATGGTAAGGTGCTTTCATGGGGACATGGTGGCCATGGTCAGTTGGGTCATTCTTCTATTCAAAGTCAGAAGGTTCCCACAATGATCGAGGCTTTAGCTGAGGAACGTATTGTCTCAATTGCTTGCGGAGGTTCTTCTTCAGCTGCTGTCACTG ACACAGGGAAGCTATACATGTGGGGAAATGCCAAAGATTCGCAATTAGGGGTTCCTGGGCTGCCAGAGAGACAATCTACTCCGATTCAAGTTAACTTTTTATCGGATGATGACGGCTTGGGTCCCCATCATGTTCTTTCCGTTGCCGTGGGCGCCTCTCATGCTATATGCTTAGTTTCGAGATCCAGTTCCCAGGAGTGA
- the LOC141643650 gene encoding RCC1 domain-containing protein RUG3, mitochondrial isoform X1: protein MRITTTATTTILRRTTTITRHFFTLRTTPKPPPRPPSSSPPPLLYTHPTTTTTTATHLQLLSWGRGSSGQLGLPIESTRLYPTPFASLLLPPFFRLAASSGRLPTDSTTATIPSPPPSVGISSGLFHSAVVVDGSVWVWGKGDGGRLGLGHENLEFGPKPNPFLEGVDMLALGGLHSVALTSQGQIFSWGYGGFGALGHSVFTRELVPRMVEGPWSGKINHIATSGTHTAAITDSGEVYTWGREEGDGRLGLGPGRGPDQTGGLSTPDKVKALPVPVSAVACGGFCTMALTEQGQLWGWGANSNYELGTGDKVGGWRPRQIPSLENVRVLQVACGGYHSLALTDDGKVLSWGHGGHGQLGHSSIQSQKVPTMIEALAEERIVSIACGGSSSAAVTDTGKLYMWGNAKDSQLGVPGLPERQSTPIQVNFLSDDDGLGPHHVLSVAVGASHAICLVSRSSSQE, encoded by the exons ATGCgcatcaccaccaccgcaacaaccACCATCCTCCGCCGCACTACCACCATCACCCGTCACTTCTTCACCCTACGAACCACCCCTAaaccaccaccacgaccacccTCTTCCTCACCCCCACCTCTCCTCTACACCCACCcaaccacgacaaccaccaccgCCACACACCTGCAACTCCTCTCATGGGGCCGCGGCTCATCGGGTCAACTCGGTCTCCCAATCGAGTCAACCCGCCTCTACCCCACCCCTTTCGCCTCCCTTCTCCTCCCTCCCTTCTTCCGCCTCGCCGCCTCCTCCGGCCGCCTCCCTACTGACTCAACCACCGCCACTATACCGTCTCCGCCGCCATCAGTCGGAATATCAAGTGGGTTGTTTCATTCGGCGGTGGTGGTTGATGGGTCGGTGTGGGTTTGGGGTAAAGGTGACGGTGGCAGACTCGGGTTGGGCCATGAAAATTTGGAGTTTGGGCCTAAGCCCAATCCGTTTTTGGAAGGTGTTGACATGCTTGCTCTTGGTGGTCTTCACTCTGTTGCTCTTACTTCTCAAGGCCAAATCTTTAGTTG GGGCTATGGTGGGTTTGGCGCTCTTGGTCATTCCGTTTTCACCAGAGAATTGGTTCCCAGGATGGTTGAAGGTCCTTGGAGTGGGAAAATTAATCATATTGCAACCAGTGGAACACATACTGCTGCTATTACTGATTCAG GTGAGGTCTACACTTGGGGTCGAGAAGAAGGTGACGGTAGATTAGGTCTTGGCCCTGGACGAGGTCCAGATCAAACTGGTGGGCTTAGTACCCCTGATAAAGTAAAAGCGCTGCCTGTTCCTGTGTCTGCTGTTGCTTGTGGGGGCTTTTGTACAATGGCTTTGACCGAACAAGGTCAACTTTGGGGCTGGGGAG CCAATTCGAACTACGAGCTTGGAACTGGTGATAAGGTTGGCGGTTGGCGGCCTAGACAAATTCCCAGTCTCGAAAATGTGCGTGTACTCCAAGTTGCTTGTGGTGGGTATCATTCACTTGCTCTGACCG ATGATGGTAAGGTGCTTTCATGGGGACATGGTGGCCATGGTCAGTTGGGTCATTCTTCTATTCAAAGTCAGAAGGTTCCCACAATGATCGAGGCTTTAGCTGAGGAACGTATTGTCTCAATTGCTTGCGGAGGTTCTTCTTCAGCTGCTGTCACTG ACACAGGGAAGCTATACATGTGGGGAAATGCCAAAGATTCGCAATTAGGGGTTCCTGGGCTGCCAGAGAGACAATCTACTCCGATTCAAGTTAACTTTTTATCGGATGATGACGGCTTGGGTCCCCATCATGTTCTTTCCGTTGCCGTGGGCGCCTCTCATGCTATATGCTTAGTTTCGAGATCCAGTTCCCAGGAGTGA